The region GGGCGGCTTCCCCCCCCAGATGCTGGAGGAAGTGAGCATATCCCTCCTTCAGTCCATACTCATAGCGATATGCATCACGTCGCTCATCGCCTTCTTCTTCGCCAGGAGCCTCACCAGGCCCGTTGAAGAGATGGAGGCCGCTGCGAACAGGCTTGCCCATGGCGATTTTTCATCGCGGATCAAGTCGAAAAGGCAGGATGAGCTCGGTGTCCTTGCCGATGCCTTTGATGACATGACCACCAAGATTGAGAACAACCTGAAGAGCAGGACCAGGATGATGCTCGATATCTCCCATGAGCTTTCCACCCCTCTCACCATCATCCATGGGACTGTTGAAGCACTCCTGGACGGCATCATAGAAAGTGATGAGGACAAGAAAAGGCACCTTCAGTCCATCCTCATCCAGATTCAGCAGCTCTCCTATCTGCTGAATGACGTCACGGACCTTTCAAAATTTGAGACCGGCGAGATCAAGCTCGACTTGGGTGAATTCTTGATCAATGAGCCTCTTCGGGGCCTTATCGAGGCATCAGGCATAGTCGCCAGGAAAAAGGACATCACGCTCACATGGGAAACAGAAGGTTCAGCCATCAAAGTTGCCGGTGATCAGAGAAGGATCATGCAAATCATGCGGAACCTCATCAACAATGCCATTGTGCACAACCCTCCGGGCACCACGATAGGAGTGGCGGTGAGGGAAGAAGGAGACAGCGTGAGGTTTTCCGTCGAGGACGACGGTGCCGCTATTCCAAGTGAAGAACTTGATTATATCTTTGAGCGCTTTTACAAGGTTGACAAGTCCAGAAAAAGCGACGCTTCAGGGGCAGGCCTGGGGCTTGCCATAGTGAAGGAGATCCTTGCCGTCCATGGATCGACAATAGCGGTGACACTCCTCC is a window of Candidatus Eremiobacterota bacterium DNA encoding:
- a CDS encoding HAMP domain-containing sensor histidine kinase, producing MKINFFRTLWWKILVFYMVTMLLTAGITYHVHTTQMRMRIEKDTLREMDMTNAIIVKNIQEKLGVNMSLEQVSGELEKYYWPGGPGHGGPCGPGGHRRKPGEKGKPGESWEFGPGPGDSNHRPVGPGWHHPQIVDLEGKIVSTGKEPEKSGFFPELDDFKLSADVISQLKSGKTVIGTVKDSEKRGKMLFLVRPLRINNKVEGGILCFMPGGFPPQMLEEVSISLLQSILIAICITSLIAFFFARSLTRPVEEMEAAANRLAHGDFSSRIKSKRQDELGVLADAFDDMTTKIENNLKSRTRMMLDISHELSTPLTIIHGTVEALLDGIIESDEDKKRHLQSILIQIQQLSYLLNDVTDLSKFETGEIKLDLGEFLINEPLRGLIEASGIVARKKDITLTWETEGSAIKVAGDQRRIMQIMRNLINNAIVHNPPGTTIGVAVREEGDSVRFSVEDDGAAIPSEELDYIFERFYKVDKSRKSDASGAGLGLAIVKEILAVHGSTIAVTLLPKGKVFYFSLPAARA